GCCGCAACTTGTGCAGCAAACGGGGTAGATTTACGAGAACCACGGAAACCTGAACCACCTGCAGTTGCCCATGCTAGAGCATTACCTTGACGGTCAGTAATGGTAACGATTGTATTATTGAAAGATGCGTGAATATGTGCTACGCCATCTACAACTTGTTTTTTTACACGTTTACGTGCACGAACTGGTGTTTTTGCCATTTAAATTTACCCCGACTTATTTCTTGATCGGCTTACGAGGACCCTTACGGGTACGCGCATTAGTTTTAGTACGTTGACCACGTACCGGTAAACTACGACGATGACGTAAACCACGATAACAACCTAAATCAAGTAGGCGTTTAATGTTAAGTGTTACTTCACGGCGTAAGTCACCTTCAACGGTAAATTTACCAACTTCGTCACGCAGTTTATCAATCTGCTCTTCAGACAATTCTCTGATCTTCACATCTTCAGCAATACCCGCAGCAGCACAAATTGCTTTTGAACGAGTTTTACCGATACCGTAAATTGCAGTTAAAGCGATTACAGCGTGTTTTTGATCAGGAATGTTAATGCCTGCAATACGGGCCACTATGCACTCCTATTTGTTTGATTAATTTGACATACTGATCTTGAAAAGCCCGTTTTCAGGATACTCAAACAGTATGTCAAGGACATAAATGAGTTGAGCAGTATACCCGCTCAACTGGTTCTTTGCAAGAAAAAATATCAATTAACCTTGACGTTGTTTATGTTTAGGGTCGCTGCATAAAACACGCACAACACCTTCACGTTTAACAATTTTACAGTTACGACATAATTTCTTAACGGAAGCACGAACTTTCATTGCTTATCCCTTTTATTTATATGGACAATTATTGTCCAAAACCTTTAAGGTTTGCTTTTTTCAGCGCAGATTCATATTTTGTCGACATTAAGTGACTTTGAACCTGAACGATGAAATCCATAATAACTACTACAACAATCAATAAAGATGTTCCACCAAAGTAAAACTGAACATTCCAAGCTGATGTCATAATATAAGGAACCAAACATACGAATGTGATATACAAACCACCAATCAATGTTAGGCGGGTCATAATTTTATCAATATAGCGTGATGTTTGTTCACCTGGTCTAATTCCGGGTATAAATGCGCCAGATTTTTTCAAATTATCTGCTGTATCACGCGGATTATATTGCATTGCAGTGTAGAAGAAACTAAAGAAAATAATCGCAACCGCATAAACAATCAAATATAAAGGCTGACCCGGATGTAATAACATTGACAGATCAGTTAACCATTCTAAGCTAGAACCTTGACCAAACCACGATGTTAACGTAGCAGGGAAAAGGATAATACTTGAAGCAAAGATTGCAGGAATAACCCCTGCCATATTTACTTTAAGTGGTAAGTGTGTAGAATGACCACCTAAAATTTGACGCCCTTGCTGGCGTTTTGCATATTCAACTTTAATTCTTCTTTGTCCTCTTTCTACAAAGACAACAAAGTAAGTTACTGCAAATACAATAACAGCGATCAATAGAAGAACTAGTAGATGCATTTGCCCTTGACGAGCCTGCTCAATTGTCTGACCGATTGCTGAAGGAAGTCCTGCAACAATACCCGCAAAAATAATTAAAGAAATACCGTTACCAATTCCACGTTCCGTAATCTGTTCACCTAACCACATAAGGAACATTGTACCTGTTACCAAGCTAATTACTGCTGTGAAATAAAAACCAAATCCGAGATTTGGTACTAATCCCGGTAGCATATTCGGTAAACCAGTAGAAATACCGATTGCTTGTACGGTTGCCAAAACTAATGTCGAATAACGAGTATATTTACTAATTTTACGACGTCCAGCTTCACCTTCTTTCTTCAATTCAGATAATGCGGGATGAACCGTGGTCAATAATTGAATAATAATCGATGCCGAAATATAAGGCATGATACCTAATGCAAAAATTGACGCACGACTCAATGCACCACCAGAGAACATATTAAACATATCAATGATGGTGCCTTTTTGCTGTTCAAGTAATTGAGCTAACACGGCTGCGTCAATACCAGGAACCGGAATGAAAGAACCAATACGGAAAACGATAAGTGCACCTAGCACAAACAACAATCTGCTTTTTAGTTCACCTGTACCGCTTTGAGTACTTCTACTTTGATAACCTGGTTGCTTAGCCATTTGTTAATTATTCCTCGATTGAACCGCCAGCAGCTTCAATCGCCGCTTTTGCACCTTTAGTTACACGTAAACCACGAACAACTACCGCACCTTTCACTTCACCAGCAAGAATTACTTTGGCAAATTGAATATCTTTTGTTAATACGTTAGCTGCTTTTAATGTATCTAAAGTGACTACGTTTCCTTCGACTTTGGTTAAATCATTCAAACGAACTTCTGCTGTTACAGCGGATTTCATTGAAGTAAAACCAAATTTCGGTAAACGACGGTATAAAGGCATTTGACCACCCTCGAAACCACGACGAACACCGCCGCCAGTACGAGATTTTTGACCCTTATGACCACGTCCACCGGTTTTACCTAAACCGGAACCAATACCACGACCAAGACGTTTTGCACTATGCTTCGCGCCTTCAGCCGGAGATAGAGTATTTAAACGCATCTCTTACTCCTCCACTTTAACCATGTATGAAACTTGGTTGATCATACCGCGTACAGCTGGAGTATCAATTAACTCAACAGTATGATGCATATGGCGAAGACCAAGACCACGCAAAGTAGCTTTATGCTTCGGTAAACGAGCAATAGAACTACGTACTTGTGTTACTTTAATAGTTTTAGCCATTATCAATTACCCCAAAATTTCATCAACGGTTTTGCCACGTTTAGCAGCAACCATTTCTGGTGATTTCATATTTGCAAGCGCATCAATAGTTGCACGAACAACGTTAATTGGGTTAGTTGAACCGTATGCTTTAGAAAGAACGTTACGAACACCGGCAACTTCTAACACAGCACGCATTGCACCACCTGCGATGATACCTGTACCTTCGCTAGCTGGTTGCATAAATACGCGAGAACCAGTGTGAGTTCCCTTGATAGGATGTTGTAATGTGCCTTCATTTAAAGCCACAGTAATCATATTGCGACGTGCTTTTTCCATCGCTTTTTGGATCGCTGCCG
This portion of the [Pasteurella] aerogenes genome encodes:
- the rpsK gene encoding 30S ribosomal protein S11, whose protein sequence is MAKTPVRARKRVKKQVVDGVAHIHASFNNTIVTITDRQGNALAWATAGGSGFRGSRKSTPFAAQVAAERCAEIVKEFGLKNLEVMVKGPGPGRESTIRALNAAGFRITNITDVTPIPHNGCRPPKKRRV
- the rpmJ gene encoding 50S ribosomal protein L36, encoding MKVRASVKKLCRNCKIVKREGVVRVLCSDPKHKQRQG
- the secY gene encoding Preprotein translocase subunit SecY, whose translation is MAKQPGYQSRSTQSGTGELKSRLLFVLGALIVFRIGSFIPVPGIDAAVLAQLLEQQKGTIIDMFNMFSGGALSRASIFALGIMPYISASIIIQLLTTVHPALSELKKEGEAGRRKISKYTRYSTLVLATVQAIGISTGLPNMLPGLVPNLGFGFYFTAVISLVTGTMFLMWLGEQITERGIGNGISLIIFAGIVAGLPSAIGQTIEQARQGQMHLLVLLLIAVIVFAVTYFVVFVERGQRRIKVEYAKRQQGRQILGGHSTHLPLKVNMAGVIPAIFASSIILFPATLTSWFGQGSSLEWLTDLSMLLHPGQPLYLIVYAVAIIFFSFFYTAMQYNPRDTADNLKKSGAFIPGIRPGEQTSRYIDKIMTRLTLIGGLYITFVCLVPYIMTSAWNVQFYFGGTSLLIVVVVIMDFIVQVQSHLMSTKYESALKKANLKGFGQ
- the rplO gene encoding 50S ribosomal protein L15, with amino-acid sequence MRLNTLSPAEGAKHSAKRLGRGIGSGLGKTGGRGHKGQKSRTGGGVRRGFEGGQMPLYRRLPKFGFTSMKSAVTAEVRLNDLTKVEGNVVTLDTLKAANVLTKDIQFAKVILAGEVKGAVVVRGLRVTKGAKAAIEAAGGSIEE
- the rpmD gene encoding 50S ribosomal protein L30, with the protein product MAKTIKVTQVRSSIARLPKHKATLRGLGLRHMHHTVELIDTPAVRGMINQVSYMVKVEE
- the rpsE gene encoding 30S ribosomal protein S5; amino-acid sequence: MANIEKQAGELQEKLIAVNRVSKTVKGGRIMSFTALTVVGDGNGRVGFGYGKAREVPAAIQKAMEKARRNMITVALNEGTLQHPIKGTHTGSRVFMQPASEGTGIIAGGAMRAVLEVAGVRNVLSKAYGSTNPINVVRATIDALANMKSPEMVAAKRGKTVDEILG